A region of Dermochelys coriacea isolate rDerCor1 chromosome 1, rDerCor1.pri.v4, whole genome shotgun sequence DNA encodes the following proteins:
- the ELFN2 gene encoding protein phosphatase 1 regulatory subunit 29 — MLLLGLWAAALLCVFSPGMVRGDCWLIEGDKGYVWLAICSQNQPPYETIPQHINSTVHDLRLNENKLKVVLYSSLNRFSNLTDLNLTKNEISYIEDGAFMGQANLQVLQLGYNKLTNLTEGMLRGMARLQFLFVQHNLIEVVTPTAFSECPSLISIDLSSNRLSRLEGNTFTSLSNLMVCELAGNPFNCDCSLYSFLTWLVVFNNVTKNYDRLQCETPREFAGYPLLMPRPHHNRNAITIFQSMCRGGTIPSLSRINPTPYTPDSQRDMDENSGFNPGDFLSVEPPASSTTDSSFNPSIKLHHVTITSATLVVTIPSPFSKMYVLVQYNNSYVSDVTTLKNKKEFVTLSKLKAHTDYTFCVASIRNSKRYNHTCLSFATRSKGREDPVPNTSTTTHYIMTILGCLFGMVIVLGVVYYCLRKRRMQEEKQKSLNVKKTILEMRYGSDIDTSSIVHTSQKLGEPPVIPVSRISSIPSMIGEKLPPSKSMEAGMETPKVTTKGNYIEVRTGGGDALERAQRDDDLRELDNGQGSAAEISTIAKEVDKVNQIINNCIDALKLDTASFLGGGSGVDSDMAFECQSIPAGSSGGLERPGFLSPPYKESSHHPLQRQLSADAAVARKTCSVSSSGSIKSAKVFSLDVPDHPPMSKSDSKYIEKGSPLNSPLDRLPLVSPGAIHHLEVKPSYHCSEHRHSFPALYYEESADTLSQRVSFLKPLSRSKRDSTYSQLSPRHYFSGYSSSPEYSSESTHKIWERFRPYKKHHREEVYMAAGHALRKKVQFAKDEDLHDILDYWKGVSAQQKL; from the coding sequence ATGCTGCTTCTGGGCTTGtgggcagctgccctgctctgcgTGTTCTCCCCTGGCATGGTGCGTGGCGACTGCTGGCTGATCGAGGGGGACAAGGGTTACGTGTGGCTGGCCATCTGCAGCCAGAATCAGCCTCCCTACGAGACCATCCCCCAGCATATCAACAGCACAGTGCATGACCTGCGCCTGAATGAGAACAAGCTCAAGGTGGTGCTATACTCCTCCCTCAACCGCTTCAGCAACCTCACCGACCTGAACCTGACCAAGAATGAGATCTCCTACATTGAGGACGGGGCCTTCATGGGCCAGGCCAACCTGCAGGTCCTGCAGCTGGGCTACAACAAGCTCACCAACCTGACGGAGGGCATGCTACGCGGCATGGCCCGGCTGCAGTTCCTCTTCGTGCAGCACAACCTGATCGAGGTGGTCACACCCACCGCCTTCTCTGAGTGCCCCAGCCTGATCAGCATCGACCTGTCCTCCAACCGGCTGAGCAGGCTGGAGGGGAACACCTTCACCAGCCTGAGCAACCTGATGGTGTGTGAGCTAGCTGGCAACCCCTTCAACTGTGACTGTAGCCTCTACAGCTTCCTCACCTGGCTGGTGGTCTTCAATAACGTCACCAAGAACTATGACCGGCTGCAGTGTGAGACCCCCCGAGAGTTCGCCGGCTACCCCCTCCTGATGCCTCGACCCCACCACAACCGCAACGCCATCACCATCTTCCAGTCCATGTGCCGGGGAGGCACCATCCCATCCCTCTCAAGGATCAACCCCACCCCCTACACGCCCGACTCCCAGAGAGACATGGATGAGAACTCGGGGTTCAATCCTGGGGACTTCCTCTCCGTCGAGCCCCCGGCCTCCTCCACCACCGACTCCTCATTCAACCCCAGCATCAAGCTGCACCACGTAACCATCACCTCAGCCACCTTGGTGGTGACGATCCCCTCACCCTTCAGCAAGATGTACGTGCTGGTCCAGTACAACAACAGCTACGTTTCTGATGTCACGACCCTGAAGAACAAGAAGGAGTTTGTCACCCTTAGCAAGCTGAAGGCCCACACGGACTACACCTTCTGTGTGGCCTCCATCCGCAACTCCAAGCGCTACAACCACACCTGCCTGTCCTTCGCCACCAGGAGCAAGGGGAGGGAGGACCCAGTGCCCAATACCTCCACCACCACTCATTACATTATGACCATCCTGGGCTGCCTCTTCGGGATGGTCATCGTCCTAGGGGTGGTGTACTACTGCCTGAGGAAGCGAAGGATGCAGGAAGAGAAGCAGAAGTCTCTCAATGTCAAGAAGACCATCCTGGAGATGCGCTACGGCTCAGATATAGACACCAGCTCCATTGTCCACACTTCGCAAAAGCTGGGTGAGCCGCCCGTCATTCCTGTCTCGCGGATAtcctccatcccttccatgaTCGGGGAGAAGCTGCCCCCGTCCAAGTCAATGGAGGCTGGGATGGAGACCCCCAAAGTTACCACCAAGGGCAACTACATTGAGGTGCGGACGGGCGGTGGGGATGCACTGGAGAGAGCCCAACGGGACGATGATCTGCGTGAGCTCGACAATGGCCAAGGCTCGGCAGCTGAGATCTCCACCATCGCCAAGGAGGTGGACAAAGTCAACCAGATCATCAACAATTGCATCGACGCCCTCAAGTTGGACACGGCCTCcttcctgggaggagggagcGGTGTCGACTCGGACATGGCATTTGAGTGCCAGTCCATCCCTGCCGGCTCCTCGGGTGGGCTGGAGCGGCCCGGCTTCCTGTCGCCACCCTACAAGGAGAGCTCCCACCACCCCCTGCAGCGCCAGCTAAGCGCGGATGCGGCTGTGGCCAGGAAGACCTGCAGCGTCTCATCCAGCGGCTCCATCAAGAGTGCCAAGGTCTTCAGCCTTGATGTGCCTGACCACCCACCAATGAGCAAGTCAGATTCCAAGTACATCGAGAAAGGCAGCCCACTCAACAGCCCCCTGGATCGTCTTCCCCTGGTGTCCCCGGGTGCCATCCACCACCTGGAGGTCAAACCTTCCTACCATTGCAGCGAGCACCGACATTCCTTCCCGGCCCTGTACTATGAGGAGAGCGCCGACACCCTGAGCCAGCGGGTGTCATTCCTTAAGCCTCTCTCCCGCTCCAAGCGGGACTCCACGTACTCCCAGCTCTCCCCCAGACACTACTTCTCGGGCTACTCCTCCAGCCCCGAGTACTCGTCCGAGAGCACCCACAAGATCTGGGAGCGCTTCCGGCCTTACAAGAAGCACCATCGGGAGGAGGTTTACATGGCGGCCGGCCACGCCCTACGGAAGAAAGTCCAGTTCGCCAAGGATGAGGATCTGCACGACATCCTGGATTACTGGAAAGGAGTCTCCGCTCAGCAGAAGTTGTGA